Within the Setaria viridis chromosome 3, Setaria_viridis_v4.0, whole genome shotgun sequence genome, the region CAAATCGAGCAGCCTGTGGGTAGTACATACGTTGGAGACGGCCGCACAGGAGGTGTCGGCTGTTCCCTACGTCGAGGAGGACCCCGCCATCCTCGGCTGGGAGGGAGCAAACAGGGGACGAAGGAttcggacgacggcggcgatccACCGTAGATGATGGCGTCAATTCATCAGTTGCTACGCCGGGGCGGCATGTTCTGCAGTTTGCGAGTTCTGCGCGCACTGCACTACGCCTGAGCAAATCTTGTTTGGGCCACAAATTATTCGGCCCAGCATCTATTATGCGGCCGAGTTgcctccttccctccccctcAGCTTGTCTATGGGCTGCGGCTTACGCCGGCTCCCGCTTTAGCAGCGTGCGTTACTGTGGCGCGTGCTGGAGCTTAACACGGGTAAGCTAATTTTTTCAGCTCCATGGGCTTCCCTcgttttagtttatttttgaactCATTTTGTATTCCGGCTTCACGCTGCAGTAGAAAATAGTGCCGCATAATGCCCGACTACTGTAGCGAGAAGTCAAAACTGAAACCGGCTAAACCGTGCGGCCTTCGAAGCCCATCCCCCACAGGCCCAATGGGAACCACATGGGCTTGTCGTTTGCGATAGCAGCATCACCAGCAGCGCCATAAGACAAGACGTTTTTGGATGGATGGATACCACCCACACCACCATTCGAGCGGTGGAACCTCACCACCACAATTTGTTCTCAGTATGTATGTGCGTGTGTGGGTAGCCACATCACAAGTTTTGGGGGTATAATGCTTGCTTCATAGTGCCTTCCTTTCCATTCTACTCTCCATGATGAGCAATTGATCAAACTGCACATGAATCATTAGAACCATGTGGGGGATTATTGCTTACAAGATATGATTGTGCTTCTTTCAAGTTGCCTGTAGCATGTTATGGCTAACGGTATTAAGTGGTTACCCATTGGGTACTTCACTTTTGCATAGTGTGCTTGAGTGAGCTGCCCCAATGCTCATTCTTCTGTGGCGAAAGCAACATGTGTGATGTTAGTCATACCTACGCTAGCTGGTTAATATGATCCGTCTCCAAGATGTACAAGCTTTCATGGGGTGTATACGTACCTTGCCGCATGTCATACACCGGCTGATTTGATCGTATACGTACGGTTTGGATATTGAGCAAGCCTCTCGCTACGCCGACGAGTACTCTCCACCAGCGTCGCTGGCTTGCCGTTCTTCGATCAACAGCATGATCTAGCAAATAGTGCATGAGTTATGAGCGTCATCTCGATATCATTGTTGCGAGCCTCGCTGAGAGGATGAGCATCGTCGAGCCTCGGCACGAGTTCTTTACTCGTTAACGAAAAGTGACGCCGGGAGGCTATTCCGATCCTTGCCCCGTTTACACGGGAGCAATGCAAGCCTAGTCCATATGCTATTATCAATACCGTAAGCATTATACCGTATATATGTCTAGTACCAGCCAGGCTAGACGGGTTTCATCGAGATTTGAGGCAATAGACGGTTCCAAAAATTTCCATCTCAAAAATAAAATGGGGAACTAAAGATCAGTCCTTATCGtattaaatatttagatactaattaaaagtattaaatatagactaattacaaaatcaattgcacacatggaggctaatttgcgaggcGAGTCTatgaagcctaattaattcatgattagcacatactTACTGTAGCAtcgtattgtcaaatcatgaactaattaagcttaatagattcgtctcgtgaattaatcTCCACCTatacaattgattttataattagtttatgtttaatcctAAACACTCGATACGACAGAGGGTAAACGTACTTGTAATCAAACTAACCGGAGGACAGCTACAAATAAGATTCTGAATATGAAGTCAGGAGATGGTGCTTTTCCCGACGTCGTGGCACGATAATCCAGATTGGATTGGGCGTGTCTCGATTGGATGACCATCTCCTAGTCCTCCTAGCAGCACACTAGTAGCACACTTGCTCTTGTCACTCTGCCAGCACAAATCCCTCTAGTTCAAGACCGCATAGCTGTCGGTGTCACCACTTTACGAGAGTCCACTTGATAGATATATAGCTCAAGAGTGCTGCACTCAATTAGCTCCGCCATGCAGCACTAAGGTTTCCAAAATAATTATGGTTTCTTATTTACTTTTGAAATGTTTAATCATCGGATAATATAAGAGCTTGAAATCTTCTTGTCTGCCCTTAAAGAAGATGGCAAATCTGATATGATGCTAATGAACTGAATGCCGAGTTGAGATTTCTTTGCACGTCTGCATTGAATTAGCTAGCTTTCGTCCAAACACTTTTATTGCCGAGCAGCCTGACCAACCTTAGCAGTTACTTGCCGCCAGCCTACCACTCCCGGCCAAGGAAAGCCTTCATCATCACCATACACACGCCTCCAAAGGAATCCTAGAAGcagagccactccactccaccgatggcgaccgccgcggcggcgttcgCGTCGCAGGTGCTGCGCGGGCGGTGGTTCATGGCGTACGGCTCCTTCCTCATCATGTCCGCGGCCGGCGCCACCTACATCTTCGCCATCTACTCCAAGGACATCAAGTCCACGCTGGGCTACACCCAGGAGCAGCTCAACACCGTCGGCTTCTTCAAGGACGTCGGCGCCAACATCGGCATCCacgccggcctcgtcgccgaGGTAACCCCGCCCTGGAtcgtcctcgccgtcggcgccgccatGAACCTCGGCGGCTACCTCATGCTCTACCtctccgtcgccggccgcgtccGCCCCGCGCCACAGCTCTGGCTCGTCTGCCTCTACATCGCCGTCGGGGCGAATTCGCAGGCGTTCGCCAACACCGGCGCGCTCGTCACCTGCGTCAAGAACTTCCCCGAGAGCCGCGGCGTCATGCTTGGTCTCCTCAAGGGGTTTGTCGGGCTCAGCGGCGCCATCTTCACCCAGCTCTACCTCGCCTTCtacggccccggcggcggcggcgtcgacacCAAGCCGCTCATCCTGCTCGTCGGCTGGCTCCCGGCCGCCGTCTCCATCGCCTTCCTCGGCTCCATCCGGATCATACGCGCGCCGCGGTCGCCCGTCGCGGCGCGCCGGGAGTACCGCGCGTTCTGCGGGTTCCTCTACGTGtcgctcgcgctcgcggcgtTCCTCATGGTCGCCATCATCCTGCAGAAGCGGTTCCGGTTCACCCGCGCCGAGTACGGCGTCTGCGCCGCCGTCGTGTTCGTCATGCTGCTCCTCCCCCTCGGCATCGTCCTGCGCGAGGAGGCCGCGCTATTCAAGTACCACAACATCACGAACGCGCCCCCGGCGCACGCTGACGCGCCGGTTCTGTCCCCGCCGGTGACCGCGGCCACGAAGCAGGGGACGCAAGAATCCcccgcgacgacgacggcgggtgCGAGATTTCTGACCGCgctgaggccgccgccgcgcggcgaggACTACACGATCCTGCAGGCGCTGGTGAGCGTGgacatgctgctgctgttcACGGCGACGGTGTTCGGCGTGGGCGGGACGCTGACGGCCATCGACAACATGGGCCAGATCGGCGAGTCGCTGGGGTACCCGCAGCGCAGCGTCGCCACCTTCGTCTCCCTCATCAGCATCTGGAACTACCTcggccgcgtggccgccggcttCGCCTCGGAGGCGCTCCTGGCGCGCCACCGCGTCCCGCGGCCGCTGCTGGTGGCAGgcgtgctcctcctcgccgtgccGGGACACCTCCTCATCGCGTTCGGCGTGCCGGGGTCGCTGTACGTGGCGTCGGTGATGATCGGATTCTGCTTCGGGGCGGCGTACCCGATGATCCTGGCCATCATCTCCGAGCTCTTCGGCCTCAAGTACTACTCCACCCTCTACAACGTCGGGAACGTGGCCAGCCCCGTCGGCTCCTACATCCTCAACgtccgcgtcgccggccgcatGTACGACCGGGAGGCAGCGCGGCagggcgccgtggcggcggtggccggaaAGGGCGTCACGTGCGCCGGCACGCTCTGCTACAGGGAGTCGTTCCTCGTCGTCGCGGCGGTGACCgtaggcgcggcggcggtcacgTTGGCTCTGGCGTGGAGGACGCGGAAGTTCTACGCTGGGGACATCTACGCCAGGTTCAAGGAGGGAACCGCGGGCAatggcgccgccgaggaggcggtggcggagtcCAAGGAGCAGGCGGAGGTGCATGGGCGCCGGGGAGGCGTTCAGCGAGAAAGCGACTGATGGATGCAAATGTCGGATCAAAACAAGTTTTTTTTGTCCAGAGAGCAGGTAAGATTGGAAATTTTTGTTCGTTTTATGGTGGGTTTTGGATTGCGAATTTTGTATGACCAGGTGATAGTTAATCTCTACAACAATATCTTCTCTGCAACTAAAAAAGGGAGAAGAGACAAAATTTAAAAAGTTGACTAGCAATGTGCATCTAAATCAAAGCACTAGCTCTCCGCCTGAAACCCACCAAAATTTAACTGAAATAGTGAAACCATGCATCGAGTTGAGTATTGCAGATTTCATGTTTCTTTGCAGTGACATTTGTTGGAGTTGGACAAGAACACTTCGATATTCTAAAAAACTTTCCATGGATGTGGTCCAATCTTACAGCTGTTCTTTCGGTTCTACCCTGTCTTCACCAATTCCCGCCTTGAACTTTGCGTAGATGTCTCCCGCGTAGAAATCCCTGGTCCTCcacgccagcgccgccgtcaccaccgccgCGGCTACGGTCACCGCGGTGATGACCAAGAACGACTCCTTGTAGCACCGGACGCCAATGCACGTGACGCCCTTTCCGGCCACGGCGGCCACCGCGCCCTGCCGCGCCGCTTCCCTGTCGTACATGCGGCCGGCGACGCGCACGTTGAGGATGTAGGAGCCCACCGGGCTCGCCGTGCCGCAGAAGTTGTACAGCGTCGAGTAGTACTTGAGGCCGAAGAGCTCCGACACGCTGGCGAGGATAAGCGGCTGCGCGGCGCCGAAGCAGAACCCGATCATCACCGACGCCACGTACAGCGACCCCGGCACGCCGAACGCAATGAGGAGGTGCCCCGGCACGGTCAGGAGGAGCACGGCAGCGAGGATCAGCGGCCGCGGGATGCGGTGGCGGGCAAGGAGCGCCTCGGAGGcgaagccggcggcgacgcgcccGAGGTAGTTCCAGATGCTGATGAGGGAGACGAAGGTGGCGATGCTGCGCTGCGGGTAACCCAGCGACTCGCCGATCTGGCCCATGTTGTCGATCGCCGTCAGCGTGCCGCCGACGCCGAACACCGTCGCCGTGAACAGGAACAGCATGTCCACGCTCACCAGCGCCTGCAGGATCGTGTAGTcctcgccgcgcggcggcggcctcagcGCGGCGACCAATCTCGCACCGACCCTCGCGGGCTTCGAGGTGACAGGCAAAGGCTCCGGCAACGGCGCCGGCTTGGCGGCCACGGTCGCCGGGGACGGCTCCGGCGCCTCTGCTCGCGCTTCATGCGCGTTCCTGAACAGAGCAGACTCCTCGCGCAggacgatggcgaaggggacgaGGAGCATGGAGAGCACGACGGCGGCGCAGACGCCGTACTCGGCGCGGGTGAAGGGGAACCGCTTCTGCAGGATGATGGAGACCATGAGGAacgccgcgagcgcgagcgaCACGTAGAGGAACCCGCAGAACGCGCGGTACTCTCGGCGCGCCGCGACGGGTGACCGCGGCGCGCGTATGATGCGGATGGTGCCGAGGAAGGCGACGGAGACGGCGGCCGGGAGCCAGCCGACGAGCAGGATGAGCGGCTTGgtgtcgacgccgccgccgccgccggggccgtaGAAGGCGAG harbors:
- the LOC117847304 gene encoding protein NUCLEAR FUSION DEFECTIVE 4, encoding MATAAAAFASQVLRGRWFMAYGSFLIMSAAGATYIFAIYSKDIKSTLGYTQEQLNTVGFFKDVGANIGIHAGLVAEVTPPWIVLAVGAAMNLGGYLMLYLSVAGRVRPAPQLWLVCLYIAVGANSQAFANTGALVTCVKNFPESRGVMLGLLKGFVGLSGAIFTQLYLAFYGPGGGGVDTKPLILLVGWLPAAVSIAFLGSIRIIRAPRSPVAARREYRAFCGFLYVSLALAAFLMVAIILQKRFRFTRAEYGVCAAVVFVMLLLPLGIVLREEAALFKYHNITNAPPAHADAPVLSPPVTAATKQGTQESPATTTAGARFLTALRPPPRGEDYTILQALVSVDMLLLFTATVFGVGGTLTAIDNMGQIGESLGYPQRSVATFVSLISIWNYLGRVAAGFASEALLARHRVPRPLLVAGVLLLAVPGHLLIAFGVPGSLYVASVMIGFCFGAAYPMILAIISELFGLKYYSTLYNVGNVASPVGSYILNVRVAGRMYDREAARQGAVAAVAGKGVTCAGTLCYRESFLVVAAVTVGAAAVTLALAWRTRKFYAGDIYARFKEGTAGNGAAEEAVAESKEQAEVHGRRGGVQRESD
- the LOC117847305 gene encoding protein NUCLEAR FUSION DEFECTIVE 4, producing MATAAAAFAVQVLRGRWFMAYGSFLIMSAAGATYIFAIYSKDIKTTLGYTQEQLNTVGFFKDVGANVGIHAGLVAEVTPPWLVLAVGAAMNLGGYLMLYLSVTGRVRPAPPLWLVCLYIAVGANSQAFANTGALVTCVKNFPESRGVMLGLLKGFVGLSGAIFTQLYLAFYGPGGGGGVDTKPLILLVGWLPAAVSVAFLGTIRIIRAPRSPVAARREYRAFCGFLYVSLALAAFLMVSIILQKRFPFTRAEYGVCAAVVLSMLLVPFAIVLREESALFRNAHEARAEAPEPSPATVAAKPAPLPEPLPVTSKPARVGARLVAALRPPPRGEDYTILQALVSVDMLFLFTATVFGVGGTLTAIDNMGQIGESLGYPQRSIATFVSLISIWNYLGRVAAGFASEALLARHRIPRPLILAAVLLLTVPGHLLIAFGVPGSLYVASVMIGFCFGAAQPLILASVSELFGLKYYSTLYNFCGTASPVGSYILNVRVAGRMYDREAARQGAVAAVAGKGVTCIGVRCYKESFLVITAVTVAAAVVTAALAWRTRDFYAGDIYAKFKAGIGEDRVEPKEQL